Within the Dermacentor silvarum isolate Dsil-2018 chromosome 8, BIME_Dsil_1.4, whole genome shotgun sequence genome, the region CAAAAAGAATACTAATTGTTAAAACAGCTGCAGTTACCATGAGGCGTGCAGAACAAATTTAACAAAAAGATGTTGTCTTCCTGCACTCCATGGTCCTTCAGAACTTCAACAGCTTTGTTCACGGTGTTTCCGGTACCTGCAAAAGCAGAATCAACAAAACAGTATTTTAGCACTAACCCTTCATCTCGGTAGTGCATGTGTTGCCAATGTAAAACGCCCTTGTATTTTTGTTTTCACCTTTGAGAAATGCACAAATTCATCCCGAGTTTCTTGCAAAGTGATAACGAGAGGAGACGAATGTAATTCAGGTGTAATTATGAGCACTAATTGCAACAGAAACTATCAACCAAGTTTACAAACATTGCTGTTGGCTCCACTGGTTGCTTGGTAACTACACTTAAAGACACCCCTCATTTCCTTATCTGCTCTTGTAAATCTCAAGACATTCTTACAATGCAGTTTTTCTTATGTAGAGCACATTGCTGCAGAATGACATTTCTGTTGGTTGGCACCAATCGCTTTCAGTTCTAGTCAAAATACGATGTAACCCTTATCTACAcccctcattttcttttttcatgttgcCTTACAAAGGTGTTCTTTGATTTGCTTTCAATATCTGCAGTTACAGAGACAAGCATTATTTAGAGCAAATTTATTGAATGTGTTTACAGACTTTCACATACTGAAAGTATATTGTGACAGACTGGAGGGTGGGCATTCTGCACTGGCATCTGACAACCCACTGCTACTACCATGATTACTGCATCAAGAGCCCGTCATTGTCATAAGGTAGATGAGAAAAATAGGTAACATAAAGAACCAACAAGAACATAGCGCTGTGTCCCATTGCATTTTTCGATGACCTGTTTTGGTGCTGTTTGCTTTGTGCACCTTACAATACGATAGCCTGCCAAATATGGCATGGTGGTCTCATTCTCACATAATTCTTCTCCTTGGCACTTTGGATGTCACCTTGGAGCTAAGATGAAGCAGGTCTGGTGAGATGAGCTTTGTGGTCAATGGGCTGACTGAGTGACTCGAGCTTGCAATATGGACATCGAATTAAAGCTGACTAGGCTACATATCATAGGAACTAATTGAGCAGTCTTATGTATGATGTCTGCTACTTGTCACTGTACACAGTGAGGAACAGTGTATAATTAAGAATCTTATGGAAACAATGACAAACCAGGAACAGAAAAAGCAAGGTCTTCTCGATCACACACGAAATGGAAACAAAGAATCTGTCGTGCCAGATCAACTGAAACATGGCCAATCAATATTGCTCACTTCGTAAAGTGAAGTTTCTGAAAAGTCCCTTGGCCACAAAAAGATGGTGGAAACGAGCAGTGCTTACTCATGATTGGGTACATCAGCAACACCTTTCTGCTGTGAACATCGACCGGAAACTTGGCATACACAACGCTAGCTTCATGTGTTTCTTCATCACTCTGTATCAGGATTTTTCCAATGCGGATAGAACGACAGCAGTCCCTGAGGCCTTGCTCCATGGCTTCACCTGAAGAAcaacaaaatttcgtccatgccACAATTCTCTATGCCAAACTAATAGAACTCGTGAAGCCGCAGTGCTGCTCACCGCTTCGTACGATGCTCACGCCACAGCTTCCTCTTAGAAACTTGATTCCCTGGTAGATTGATCCTGCAAAATTTCCACCGCGGCTTCACCTCAATGTTGCAATGCGTCCGCGGTCTTCTTCTAAGGAGAAACGACACACGCTCACCTGTCGGCGTGGTAACTGCACATTCAGAGTACGACAGCTGGTTAAGACCTTCTTCCACTACAATCCGAATCTGAAGGTAAATACAGTGCAACACGTCAGTCTAGACCGCGTACCGTCATCACTAGCGGCTGAAACCGCGAGCGAGTTTCTGCTCTAAACTCCGCTCAGTCGCATGAGAGCGTGCTTACCAATCTGTCGGCGTAGAACACAAACTCGCTTCTAGTAGTATTCCTGTGAAAGAACACAAAGTAAGTTCAAAAACAGTTAAAAATACAGTAGACGGACTGCATGCAGATGCGCGACACACGCTCAGGCAGTATGAGTAGAGTGCCTCACCTATCGCGAATGATCGTTTGCAGCTCCTTGATTTGATCGTTCATGGGAATGATCTTCATTCTCTTACCGAACCTAAAGTGGTCGGGACTCTTTATTTCCGGAGGAGACCTTGTGTTCGCGTTTTTCACGACGTCCGGCTGATCGGTCGTTGTCATGCTTCTCCCGTTTTCTTCTTCGACTTGTCTCGGTAGGTCGATCGCTCCTTCTTTCACACCACTCTCAAGCTCTTGCGCCAAAACGATGAAGTGTCAGCACGGACATGGGGCAATGAAGTGCTGTTGGTGGAATGTAGGAGCAGGCGGGTTTAACCTGGCGATCGAGGCCGGCAAATAAACAGAGCAAAGGTTCGCTCCACGTCTGTGCGCTAAAGTAAACAAGTTGTAAACAAGGCACAGTGTGCAAAAAGAAACATCAGAGAACCAAGTAGGCCGTGGAAAAAACGAAAGCTACTAGTATTTTGTGTAGAAGTAGATTCACAGAACACTTACGAATTATAATGGCAGCTAGCGCCACAATGAAGTCACTGTAAAAACTTTTTAATTTGCTGACCGTCTAACTAAACTTACTTTGAAAATGAAAGTAAAGTGTTTAGTTTTAACACTAGGGAAAAGCGATGATTTTGGTGATAATTTTAGCAACAAGTCAAGTTTCGGTTTTAGCGTCCTCCCCTGCTCCCTTTCCTCCTCCGGCTTCCGTTGCATTTACGCCGTGTTGTGGTTCGCGTCTTGTGAATGTGGAAATATGTGACGATTGGATCCATTTTCTTCGCTACAAACGAGTTAATTTAACGTCCAAATAACACGTCTAACGAACTAAATTCCTAAAAATGGGAGGCAATAAGAAAGCGCCGAGAACGAAGGGCAATACACGGGTGAGTGCAACATGTCTCACAATCGCGGCCTGGCGTGCAGAAAGCGTCGCGACGCCGTTTTCGACGTTGCAAATTGATTGACGCGCAGTCCCTGCGTATCACAAGTACGCAGTGTACGTGGTTAAGTTTAAGGTCTGGTGTCTTCTTGAACTTTGTGTACGTCTATAAAAGATACGCGCGGTTGAGTCATATATATGAGTCAAATAAGTGAGCAGTCCTGTCTGTCACGTCTTCCACATGTTACCTGTGCCTGCGTACAATACGAtcaatttatttctttattcttgtATTTTTGAATCGACACATTCACTGTGCACTTTAGAAGCATGGTTTCAACTCGGAGGTGATCAGCTTTCTAGTTTTGATCTGTCACGCATTTCGATATCCCGTGCTCATCGTAAGTTGGCGTTCTGAAAACACTGACCGTAAGCATATTAAAGGTACTGGTATAATAGCGGGCTTTAGACACGTTCGGCAGGCATTTTTTGGCAACAGCTATGGTGACGTATCGGTGAAATTATATTCATCGAGGGTCAGTTCACTCAACACCTTTCCTAAAGGGTTTTCAGTGCGTTGTTTTAATTGAAGTCTGCTGAGTAATAATTTACCCCCGATGCTCATTACACGCTTCACGAGTTTTTGTACCTATTCAAAGAGTGATATACGCGAGTCCTGTCTTCTGCAGCCATCTAGCAGTGGAAGGAGCGCTCAACTTCTCTCAGCCAGTGGTGCCTCTGGCCTGACTGGATTTGTGGGATTCACTTCTCTGGCTGGTGACTGTCCTGCATACATACCGCCTACGGGACAGCATGTCATCGATGACGCAGACTCGAGTGTGGACAGTGACTTCcgaatggttatgcgcaaactaACCAAGCGTGACCAAACGACAAGGCTCAAGGTGACAATTTCACTTTCAGTAGTGGGGGTGCTGGTCACCGCGTACATATAGCAACCTGTCATTGCTCGAAGTGATTTGTCCTTGCTTTCAATGATTTAACTGCACGGCATAGATTCAGCTATCTGAGAATCAATCTGAATAGAGAACTGGTCAAGGTGTGATTAGTCTGCCTCTGAATCTCTCGATCCGTTGCCTTGAATCTGTTGAATCTGTGTTGTGCAATAGCAGAAACGCGTCTCCTAAATCATTCATAGTTAGGAAGGGAGAAAAGATTACAAATTATCATGTGGACGGTCATTCACACACATTCACCATCACTATTACTCTTAATATTTCGAAAGTGTGAAAGTTACCACCATTTTTAATGATGTTCTTTTGTTCCTGTGCCGCAGGCTCTACAAGAACTCCTTGATCTTGTCAAAGAGAAAGATGTGGAACTGGTTAAAGGAGCCCTTCCTTTCTGGCCTCGTCTTTACAACAAGCTT harbors:
- the LOC119461245 gene encoding uracil phosphoribosyltransferase homolog → MTTTDQPDVVKNANTRSPPEIKSPDHFRFGKRMKIIPMNDQIKELQTIIRDRNTTRSEFVFYADRLIRIVVEEGLNQLSYSECAVTTPTGSIYQGIKFLRGSCGVSIVRSGEAMEQGLRDCCRSIRIGKILIQSDEETHEASVVYAKFPVDVHSRKVLLMYPIMSTGNTVNKAVEVLKDHGVQEDNIFLLNLFCTPHAAKSVMKAFPTMTVLTSELHPVAPNHFGQKYFGTD